Proteins from a single region of Streptomyces sp. TN58:
- a CDS encoding Zn-ribbon domain-containing OB-fold protein, which translates to MSGRPVRHDLPEADDFTRPYWEAAAQGRLLLRRCGDCGRAHHYPREFCPHCWADEDRVVWETASGRATLYTWSVIHRNDLPPFGARVPYTAAVVDLAEGPRMMTEVVDCDAAHLRIGMPLKAALREAADGVWVAVFRPEPPAREA; encoded by the coding sequence GTGAGCGGCAGGCCCGTACGCCACGACCTCCCCGAGGCCGACGACTTCACCCGCCCCTACTGGGAGGCCGCCGCACAGGGCCGGCTCCTGTTGCGCAGGTGCGGCGACTGCGGACGGGCCCACCACTACCCGCGCGAGTTCTGCCCCCACTGCTGGGCCGACGAGGACCGGGTCGTCTGGGAGACGGCGAGCGGCCGGGCCACCCTCTACACATGGTCGGTGATCCACCGCAACGACCTGCCGCCCTTCGGCGCCCGCGTCCCCTACACCGCCGCCGTCGTCGACCTGGCCGAAGGCCCCCGCATGATGACCGAGGTGGTGGACTGCGACGCGGCACACCTGCGCATCGGCATGCCGCTGAAGGCCGCCCTCCGCGAAGCCGCGGACGGGGTGTGGGTGGCGGTCTTCCGGCCCGAGCCCCCGGCTCGGGAAGCCTGA
- a CDS encoding flavin-containing monooxygenase — MPAVPTPAVDMTTQPRPVYVIGAGPGGLAAAAALRARGVRAVVVEKSDAVGASWRRHYDRLHLHTTRRLSALPGLAMPRRFGRWVSRDNVVRYLEKYAEFHELELVTGVEVTRIERGPEEEGGWTLHASGGRVLTAAAVVVATGFNHTPRLPDWPGAQSYGGRLLHAADYRNPRPYTGQDVLVVGVGNTGAEIAADLAEGGAARVRLAVRTAPHIMRRSTAGWPAQRSGILVRRLPVRLVDRLGALVAKASVPDLSAYGLPRPATGLYSRVRQGAIPVQDVGLVDAVRAGRVEPVAAVEAFDGAEVVLADGSRITPDAVIAATGYSRRLEGLVGHLGVLDERGRPRAHGSRTCEEAPGLYFTGFSNPISGMFREMALDAERIARAVARRTDGR; from the coding sequence ATGCCCGCAGTCCCCACACCAGCCGTCGACATGACCACCCAGCCCCGCCCCGTGTACGTGATCGGGGCCGGCCCCGGCGGCCTCGCCGCCGCCGCCGCGCTGCGCGCCCGCGGCGTCCGCGCGGTGGTCGTCGAGAAGTCCGACGCCGTCGGCGCGTCCTGGCGGCGCCACTACGACCGGCTGCACCTGCACACCACCCGCCGGCTGTCCGCCCTCCCGGGGCTGGCGATGCCGCGCCGGTTCGGCCGCTGGGTGTCCCGCGACAACGTCGTGCGCTACCTGGAGAAGTACGCCGAGTTCCACGAGCTGGAGCTCGTCACCGGCGTCGAGGTGACCCGCATCGAGCGCGGCCCCGAGGAGGAAGGCGGCTGGACCCTGCACGCCAGCGGCGGGCGGGTGCTGACCGCGGCGGCCGTCGTCGTCGCCACCGGCTTCAACCACACGCCCAGGCTGCCCGACTGGCCGGGCGCCCAGTCGTACGGCGGGCGGCTGCTGCACGCCGCCGACTACCGCAACCCCCGGCCCTACACCGGCCAGGACGTGCTCGTCGTCGGGGTCGGCAACACCGGCGCCGAGATCGCCGCCGACCTCGCGGAGGGCGGCGCGGCCCGGGTGCGGCTCGCCGTGCGTACCGCCCCGCACATCATGCGCCGCTCCACCGCCGGCTGGCCCGCCCAGCGCAGCGGGATCCTCGTGCGGCGCCTGCCGGTGCGACTCGTGGACCGGCTGGGCGCGCTCGTGGCGAAGGCCTCGGTCCCGGACCTGTCGGCGTACGGGCTCCCGCGTCCCGCCACCGGTCTGTACAGCAGGGTCCGACAGGGCGCGATCCCGGTGCAGGACGTGGGCCTGGTCGACGCGGTGCGCGCCGGGCGGGTGGAGCCGGTGGCCGCCGTGGAGGCCTTCGACGGGGCGGAGGTGGTACTCGCGGACGGCTCGCGCATCACCCCGGACGCGGTGATCGCGGCCACCGGGTACAGCCGACGGCTGGAGGGGCTGGTCGGCCACCTCGGGGTGCTGGACGAGCGCGGCCGGCCCCGCGCGCACGGCTCCCGCACCTGCGAGGAGGCGCCCGGCCTGTACTTCACGGGCTTCAGCAACCCCATCAGCGGCATGTTCCGCGAGATGGCCCTGGACGCGGAGAGGATCGCCAGGGCGGTGGCACGGCGGACGGACGGCCGCTGA